The following proteins come from a genomic window of Sorghum bicolor cultivar BTx623 chromosome 3, Sorghum_bicolor_NCBIv3, whole genome shotgun sequence:
- the LOC8074100 gene encoding pentatricopeptide repeat-containing protein At2g26790, mitochondrial translates to MILWRWPKCTAECFRRRKLFPWEVSSCPYSVNATSVQCDDSSGDEKLNFAPGNEPIQKWHRFLTSDNVVHTLRYLRRKPAVAFAYFKDTHSLGFHHDFSTYSEIIQILSHSFQGKMLVSLFCEILSGTDSGGPEILALIDHLRKTCATSHVLSYAVNCLIKAYTTCHDAQETVDMFCHLCRLGFVPTLWACNFLLKFVSQSSDSHMVVAAYDRMKCFQLTLDAQSLNIVTRSLFQANKADEAFRVWVGMIEMGVKLDVQGYSSFIIGLCDCGKYDLAYNMVRRYAVLQEISQERVPIEAFAYNMVIDGLCKEMKLEEAEKVLEIKTRHGSTPDLYGYSYLIHSHCKMGNLEKAWYHIEDMVSHGIEINCHIVGSLLQCLRKLGMISEVIVHFQKFRDLGLHLDGVLYNVAMDAYCKLGNMNEAVKLLNEMMAGGLVPDKIHYTCLINGYCLKGETENAWQVFEQMLKANIKPDVVTYNILSSGYSRNGLVMKVFDLLEHMMDQGLEPNSLTYGIAIAGFCRGGNLSEAEVLFNIVEEKGIDNIDVLYSSMVCGYLHSGWTDHAYMLFLRVAKQGNMVDHLSCSKLINGLCRDEKVQEASTVCSMMLEKNVVPHVISYSKLISAYCQSRDMRNAHLWFHDMVERGLSDVTAYTILMNGYCKVGQLQEACELFVQMVNLGIKPDVVAYTVLLDGHLKETLQQGWQGIAKERRTFFLRTKHKVLLSSMKEMEIEPDVTCYTVLIYGQCKAEYLEEARGLFDEMLAKGLTPDVDAYTTLINGYCSQGEIAKAEDLFQEMIDKGMKPDVLSFSVLHQRTLRHRKVH, encoded by the coding sequence ATGATCCTGTGGCGGTGGCCCAAATGTACTGCTGAGTGCTTCAGGCGCAGGAAGCTTTTCCCCTGGGAAGTTTCTTCTTGCCCCTACTCCGTAAATGCCACATCAGTTCAGTGTGATGACTCAAGCGGTGACGAAAAGCTGAATTTTGCTCCTGGTAATGAGCCTATCCAGAAATGGCACCGGTTTTTGACCTCTGACAATGTTGTGCATACACTCCGCTATCTAAGGAGGAAACCTGCAGTTGCATTTGCCTACTTTAAAGATACACATAGCCTTGGTTTTCACCATGACTTCTCAACCTACTCAGAGATCATACAGATTTTGTCCCATTCATTCCAGGGGAAGATGCTGGTATCCTTGTTTTGTGAGATTCTCTCAGGAACTGATAGTGGTGGCCCTGAAATCTTAGCGCTCATTGATCACTTGAGAAAAACATGTGCCACTTCTCACGTACTCTCATATGCAGTCAATTGCTTAATCAAGGCATACACCACCTGCCATGATGCACAAGAAACAGTAGATATGTTTTGTCACCTTTGCAGGCTTGGATTTGTTCCAACGCTTTGGGCTTGCAACTTTCTGCTCAAATTTGTATCTCAGAGCAGTGATTCACATATGGTTGTAGCAGCTTATGATCGAATGAAGTGCTTTCAGTTGACCCTGGATGCTCAATCATTGAACATAGTCACTAGATCTCTTTTTCAAGCAAACAAGGCAGACGAAGCATTCCGAGTTTGGGTTGGGATGATTGAAATGGGAGTGAAATTAGATGTACAAGGATACTCATCATTTATAATTGGCCTTTGTGATTGTGGAAAGTATGACCTAGCTTATAACATGGTAAGAAGATACGCTGTTCTACAAGAGATATCCCAAGAGAGGGTTCCAATTGAAGCCTTCGCGTATAATATGGTAATTGATGGACTATGCAAAGAAATGAAACTGGAGGAGGCTGAAAAGGTCTTGGAGATCAAGACCAGACATGGATCTACCCCTGATCTATATGGCTATAGCTATCTCATTCATAGTCATTGCAAAATGGGTAACCTAGAGAAGGCATGGTATCATATTGAAGACATGGTATCCCATGGCATCGAGATAAATTGTCACATTGTTGGTTCCCTTCTACAGTGCCTCAGGAAATTAGGCATGATATCTGAAGTTATTGTGCACTTCCAGAAATTTAGAGATTTAGGGCTCCATCTTGATGGCGTGCTTTATAACGTTGCTATGGATGCTTATTGCAAGCTTGGGAACATGAATGAGGCAGTTAAGCTACTGAATGAAATGATGGCGGGAGGTTTGGTACCAGACAAAATCCACTATACATGCCTGATCAACGGTTACTGTCTGAAAGGAGAAACAGAAAATGCCTGGCAAGTATTTGAGCAGATGCTGAAGGCAAACATAAAACCAGATGTAGTTACATATAACATATTGTCCAGTGGATATAGCAGGAATGGCCTTGTTATGAAGGTATTTGACCTTCTAGAGCACATGATGGATCAAGGGCTGGAGCCTAATTCGCTCACCTATGGTATAGCTATTGCTGGTTTTTGTAGAGGAGGCAACTTGAGTGAAGCAGAGGTGTTATTTAATATAGTAGAAGAAAAGGGAATAGATAATATCGATGTGTTGTACAGTTCTATGGTTTGTGGTTATTTGCACTCAGGCTGGACTGACCATGCTTACATGCTTTTTCTTAGAGTTGCTAAAcaaggaaatatggtggatcatttGTCATGTTCAAAATTGATAAATGGCCTCTGTAGGGATGAAAAGGTTCAAGAGGCATCAACTGTATGCAGTATGATGCTTGAAAAGAATGTTGTGCCTCATGTAATTTCATATAGCAAGCTTATATCAGCTTATTGTCAGTCAAGAGATATGCGGAATGCTCACTTATGGTTCCACGATATGGTTGAGCGAGGACTTTCTGATGTCACTGCATACACTATACTGATGAATGGTTATTGCAAGGTTGGTCAGTTGCAAGAAGCATGTGAATTATTTGTTCAAATGGTAAATTTAGGAATCAAGCCTGATGTAGTCGCATACACAGTGCTATTGGATGGCCACCTAAAGGAGACCCTACAACAAGGGTGGCAGGGCATCGCTAAGGAAAGGAGGACCTTTTTTCTTAGAACAAAACATAAGGTGTTGCTGAGCTCTATGAAAGAAATGGAAATTGAACCTGATGTAACCTGTTACACAGTATTGATTTATGGACAATGCAAAGCAGAATATCTAGAGGAAGCAAGGGGGTTGTTTGATGAGATGTTAGCGAAAGGACTTACACCTGATGTTGACGCATACACAACTCTTATAAATGGATACTGTAGCCAGGGAGAAATAGCTAAGGCTGAAGATCTTTTCCAAGAAATGATAGATAAGGGAATGAAACCAGATGTACTGAGCTTTTCAGTATTACATCAGAGAACCTTGAGACATCGAAAGGTTCATTAA
- the LOC110434115 gene encoding E3 ubiquitin-protein ligase RGLG3, whose amino-acid sequence MWGERTHHKHWHQGHGSSGHSKDKNHDKRQPKFIPDNYSSVDAVTTALREAGLESSNLILGIDFTKSNEWSGRHSFRRKSLHAINGTPNPYEQAISIIGRTLSPFDDDNLIPCFGFGDASTHDHSVFSFYPENRLCRGFEEVLARYRQIVPHLNLSGPTSFAPLIYAAISVVENSNWQYHVLVIIADGQVTASNTNDGRLSPQEQATIQAIVDASHYPLSIVMVGVGDGPWDAMQHFDDCIPERAFDNFQFVNFTDIMSTSKDMSKKEAAFALAALMEIPSQYKATQGLRPPEKHAQRIGSPRILPPPNKVLENDNAAASHPPQTASSKSTGIGKSTADEQVCPICLTNPKDMAFQCGHLTCKECGPTLSTCPLCRVPITMRVRLYS is encoded by the exons ATGTGGGGTGAGAGAACTCATCACAAGCACTGGCATCAAGGTCATGGTTCCTCTGGGCATTCCAAGGACAAAAACCATGATAAAAGGCAGCCAAAATTTATACCAGACAATTATAGCTCCGTCGATGCG GTTACTACTGCACTGAGAGAAGCTGGTCTCGAATCATCAAATCTAATTCTTGGTATTGATTTCACCAAAAGCAATGAGTGGTCAG GCAGGCATTCCTTTAGAAGAAAATCTCTGCACGCCATTAATGGCACCCCAAATCCATATGAGCAAGCTATCTCTATAATCGGGCGAACACTGTCACCTTTTGATGATGATAACTTAATACCATGTTTTGGATTTGGCGATG CTTCTACACATGATCACTCTGTCTTCAGCTTCTACCCAGAGAACCGACTCTGTCGTGGCTTTGAGGAGGTTCTTGCAAGGTATCGGCAAATTGTACCACATTTGAACCTTTCAG GACCAACTTCTTTTGCACCTCTTATTTATGCAGCGATTTCTGTTGTTGAAAATAGTAATTGGCAATACCATGTCCTCGTGATCATAGCTGATGGACAG GTGACTGCCTCTAATACAAATGATGGAAGATTAAGTCCACAGGAACAAGCAACTATACAAGCAATTGTTGATGCTAG CCACTATCCTCTTTCAATAGTAATGGTTGGGGTGGGTGATGGACCATGGGATGCGATGCAGCATTTTGATGACTGTATCCCTGAAAGAGCTTTTGACAATTTCCAG TTTGTGAACTTCACTGATATTATGTCAACAAGTAAGGATATGTCAAAGAAGGAGGCTGCATTTGCCCTTGCAGCTCTTATGGAAATACCTTCTCAGTATAAAGCAACTCAAGGCCTCCGACCTCCAGA AAAGCATGCACAAAGGATTGgctctcctaggattcttcctcCTCCAAATAAAGTTCTTGAAAATGATAATGCTGCAGCTTCACATCCTCCTCAAACTGCAAGCTCGAAGTCAACTGGTATTGGCAAAAGCACTGCCGACGAGCAG GTATGTCCCATATGTTTAAccaatccaaaggacatggcTTTTCAGTGTGGTCACCTG ACATGCAAGGAATGTGGCCCAACATTATCAACATGCCCATTGTGCCGTGTGCCAATTACCATGCGTGTGAGGCTCTACTCTTAA
- the LOC8077395 gene encoding mitochondrial import inner membrane translocase subunit PAM16 like 2 — protein sequence MAGRLLANLIVMGGTVVGRAMLQAYRQALVNANKTGAAQEAINGIRRASKAMTEQEARQILGISEQSTWEEIVQKYDTMFERNAKNGSFYLQSKVHRAKECLEPLYQKPDVPN from the exons ATG GCGGGCAGGCTCCTCGCGAATCTGATCGTCATGGGCGGAACCGTGGTGGGAAGGGCCATGCTCCAGGCCTACCGCCAGGCCCTCGTCA ATGCAAACAAAACTGGAGCTGCTCAAGAAGCTATAAATGGTATTAGACGGGCTAGCAAGGCCATGACCGAGCAAGAAGCCCGGCAAATTCTCGGTATCAGTGAGCAATCGACGTGGGAAGAAATTGTCCAG AAGTATGACACAATGTTTGAGAGGAATGCCAAGAACGGGAGCTTCTATCTCCAGTCGAAGGTTCATAGAGCGAAAGAGTGCCTGGAACCTTTGTATCAAAAGCCTGATGTACCGAACTGA